From Candidatus Komeilibacteria bacterium CG_4_10_14_0_2_um_filter_37_10, a single genomic window includes:
- a CDS encoding DNA-directed RNA polymerase subunit beta, protein MLHPLGERKYFTQVKDAMSLPDLIEVQKNSYKLFFDTGIKELFEEINPIKDYIGRNLEVYFLDYYLDEPKFDEVTARAKNITFEAPLRVKVKLVNKKTGEIKEQEIFLGDFPLMTDRGTFIVNGVERVVVSQLIRSAGVFFSSTAYRGKKLYGAKIIPNRGAWLEIETEPSGAVFVKIDRKRKVAVTSLLRAFGVSTNEELINLFKEVEVDPNINYIEKTLSKDSAKSIEEGLIEVYKRIRPGDLATADNARGLIHAMFFNFERYDFGAVGRYKLNKKFDTNFPIDKEHRVLMVDDLVMIIKEIIRLNITQEEADDIDHLGNRRVRAIGELIQNKFRVGLARMERIIKDRMSTLDIHTLTPSQLINARPVIGTIKEFFMSSQLSQFMDQTNPLSELEHKRRLSAMGPGGLSRERAGFEVRDVHRTHYGRICPIATPEGPNIGLVGHMASYARVNQYGFIETPYRKVLHDVKNNGISAIGQIAREDILDAKGKVILAKGKEIDEKIAQHLATETAIKTVPVVPFVTREIEYIDAFQEERSVTVAATTAITPEGRFVHEYAEVRYHGKPSFERVETIDYVDVSSYQIISISTALIPFVENDDAVRALMGTNMQRQAISVIRPQTPIIGTGIEMKAASDSGQVIVNQNEGKVVGVQSDKILVEEQNGNIRQYNLNKFLRSNAATSINQRPIVSKGELVKKGEALADGAATEYGELALGQNILVAFMAWDGGNYEDAILISERVVQDDRYTSIHIQDYPIDVRDTKLGPEIITRDIPNVSEEKLKDLDESGIVRIGAKVSSGDILVGKITPKGETELSAEEKLLRAIFGEKAKDVRDTSLYLEHGEHGKVIDVKIFSREKGDKLPAGVIKSIQITIAQLRKVQVGDKMAGRHGNKGVISRVVPVEDMPFMEDGTPVDVILNPLGVVSRMNLGQLLETHLGLAAQKLGYRVATPALNGVKPNQIKAELVKAGYQEDGKLQLFDGRTGEAFDKRSVVGIIYMLKLNHLVEDKIHQRSIGPYSLVTQQPLGGKAQFGGQRFGEMEVWALEAYGAAHALQEILTIKSDDVPGRSKAYESIIKGEPIKKVNIPESFNVLVRELKGLCLDVDLIKDLKADKESRNKKETNTEESN, encoded by the coding sequence ATGCTTCATCCACTAGGCGAAAGAAAATATTTCACTCAGGTAAAAGACGCCATGTCTTTACCAGATTTAATAGAAGTACAGAAAAATTCTTACAAATTATTCTTTGATACAGGTATCAAAGAATTATTTGAAGAAATTAATCCGATCAAGGATTATATTGGTCGTAATTTGGAAGTATATTTTCTAGATTATTATTTAGATGAGCCGAAGTTTGATGAAGTAACGGCACGGGCTAAGAATATAACATTCGAGGCACCGCTACGGGTGAAGGTGAAGCTGGTTAATAAAAAAACTGGTGAGATTAAAGAACAGGAAATATTTTTAGGTGATTTTCCTTTAATGACTGATCGCGGAACATTTATCGTCAACGGTGTAGAAAGAGTTGTAGTTTCTCAGCTCATCCGTTCCGCCGGTGTCTTTTTTTCTTCAACTGCTTATCGTGGTAAAAAATTATATGGCGCCAAAATTATTCCTAATCGTGGCGCTTGGTTAGAAATTGAAACAGAGCCTAGCGGTGCTGTTTTTGTTAAGATTGATCGTAAAAGAAAAGTGGCCGTTACTTCTTTGTTACGCGCCTTCGGTGTGAGTACCAACGAAGAATTGATTAATTTATTTAAAGAGGTAGAAGTTGATCCCAATATTAACTATATTGAAAAAACTTTAAGTAAGGATAGCGCTAAAAGTATTGAAGAAGGATTAATTGAAGTTTATAAAAGAATCCGACCGGGTGATTTAGCAACTGCGGATAATGCTCGTGGTTTAATTCACGCGATGTTTTTTAATTTTGAACGTTATGATTTTGGTGCAGTTGGTCGTTATAAATTAAATAAAAAATTTGATACTAATTTTCCGATTGATAAAGAGCATCGTGTCTTGATGGTGGACGACCTAGTAATGATTATCAAGGAAATTATTCGTTTAAATATTACGCAAGAGGAAGCTGACGATATTGATCATTTGGGCAATCGTCGAGTTCGTGCTATTGGTGAATTGATTCAAAACAAATTCCGCGTTGGTTTGGCTCGGATGGAGAGAATTATTAAAGACCGTATGAGTACTTTAGATATTCACACTTTGACACCGAGTCAATTGATAAATGCGCGACCGGTCATTGGTACGATCAAAGAGTTTTTTATGAGCTCACAGTTATCGCAGTTTATGGATCAAACCAATCCTTTATCCGAGTTAGAACACAAGCGCCGATTGTCCGCCATGGGTCCCGGCGGATTATCTCGTGAGCGTGCGGGCTTTGAAGTACGCGATGTGCACCGAACTCACTATGGTCGTATTTGTCCAATTGCCACACCAGAAGGACCGAATATTGGCTTGGTTGGCCACATGGCATCTTATGCGCGGGTTAACCAATATGGATTTATTGAAACCCCTTATCGTAAAGTACTACACGATGTAAAAAATAATGGTATTAGCGCCATTGGTCAGATAGCTCGGGAAGATATTTTAGACGCTAAGGGTAAAGTAATATTAGCTAAAGGTAAAGAAATTGATGAAAAAATTGCTCAGCACCTAGCTACAGAAACAGCAATTAAAACAGTGCCAGTGGTACCATTCGTTACTCGCGAAATTGAATATATTGACGCCTTTCAAGAAGAGCGTTCAGTAACCGTTGCGGCTACGACAGCAATTACCCCCGAGGGTAGATTCGTTCACGAATACGCGGAGGTACGCTATCATGGCAAACCATCGTTCGAGCGAGTAGAAACAATTGATTATGTTGATGTTTCTTCTTATCAAATCATCAGTATCTCAACAGCTTTAATTCCTTTTGTGGAAAACGATGATGCTGTTCGTGCTTTGATGGGAACCAATATGCAACGTCAGGCCATATCAGTGATTAGGCCCCAGACGCCCATCATTGGTACGGGCATTGAAATGAAAGCGGCCAGTGATTCTGGTCAGGTGATAGTTAATCAGAATGAAGGTAAGGTTGTTGGCGTGCAGTCCGATAAGATTTTGGTGGAAGAACAAAACGGCAACATTCGTCAGTATAATTTAAATAAATTTTTACGTTCAAATGCAGCAACTTCAATCAATCAAAGACCGATTGTCAGTAAAGGTGAGCTGGTCAAGAAGGGTGAGGCTTTGGCTGATGGTGCGGCTACCGAATATGGTGAGCTTGCATTGGGACAAAATATATTAGTAGCTTTTATGGCTTGGGATGGCGGTAACTATGAAGACGCTATTTTGATTTCGGAAAGAGTCGTCCAAGATGATCGCTACACCTCTATTCATATTCAAGATTATCCCATTGATGTTCGTGATACAAAACTCGGACCAGAGATTATCACTCGTGACATTCCTAATGTCAGTGAAGAAAAATTAAAAGACCTGGATGAAAGCGGCATCGTTCGTATTGGTGCTAAAGTTTCTTCCGGTGATATTTTGGTTGGTAAAATCACTCCCAAAGGTGAGACTGAACTATCGGCTGAAGAGAAATTATTACGAGCAATATTTGGTGAAAAAGCCAAAGACGTTCGTGACACATCTTTGTATTTGGAACACGGTGAACACGGAAAGGTGATCGACGTCAAAATATTTTCTCGTGAAAAAGGTGATAAATTACCCGCCGGCGTGATCAAATCCATCCAGATAACAATTGCGCAATTACGTAAAGTACAAGTTGGTGATAAAATGGCTGGTCGTCATGGTAACAAAGGTGTTATTTCTCGTGTCGTACCAGTGGAAGATATGCCATTTATGGAAGACGGAACCCCGGTTGATGTTATTCTTAACCCCTTAGGCGTTGTTTCTCGTATGAACCTAGGTCAATTATTAGAAACCCATTTGGGATTAGCAGCTCAAAAGCTTGGCTATCGAGTGGCCACGCCAGCTTTAAATGGCGTCAAGCCAAATCAGATTAAAGCAGAATTAGTCAAAGCCGGCTATCAAGAAGATGGTAAATTACAATTATTTGATGGCCGCACTGGTGAAGCTTTTGATAAGCGATCGGTCGTCGGTATTATTTATATGTTGAAGCTTAATCATTTGGTGGAAGATAAAATTCATCAACGATCGATCGGACCGTACTCTTTAGTTACCCAACAACCATTGGGTGGTAAAGCACAGTTTGGCGGTCAACGCTTTGGTGAAATGGAAGTATGGGCCCTCGAGGCATATGGCGCCGCTCATGCCTTGCAAGAGATTTTAACCATCAAATCCGATGATGTGCCTGGTAGAAGTAAAGCCTATGAGTCTATTATTAAAGGCGAGCCAATCAAAAAGGTTAATATTCCTGAATCATTTAATGTTTTGGTTAGAGAACTAAAAGGATTGTGTTTGGACGTTGATCTGATCAAAGATCTTAAGGCCGATAAAGAAAGTCGAAATAAGAAAGAGACTAATACCGAAGAATCAAACTAA